The following are encoded together in the Candidatus Nealsonbacteria bacterium genome:
- a CDS encoding PEP/pyruvate-binding domain-containing protein has product MKIHNITSYKKILNIEIVGGKCLPIFEMGKNNIPIPISYSIGYDFFEKHLKDINFWNKIDINSLESNNKNLGKELEFARKIILQSNLDIHFLNQLIEIKDKSDFWAVRSSANIEDAKNKSWAGVFESYVGVKKSSLEEYIKKVWVSIFSERVINYISNPKDIKNIKMAILLQKAINADVSGVCFTRDPFSNGLDQMIIEAVHGMGEYLVQGEVIPDRYIVDKEGGLILEVNFNKQYNKLKFSGKGELEKVKNEKRAQQKLEGKEIIELYEISKKIEGMYNSPRDIEWCYSNGYFYILQSRPITS; this is encoded by the coding sequence ATGAAAATACATAATATAACATCTTATAAGAAAATATTAAACATAGAAATCGTCGGGGGGAAATGTCTGCCTATTTTTGAAATGGGTAAAAATAATATTCCCATACCAATTAGTTATTCCATAGGATATGATTTCTTTGAAAAACATCTGAAAGATATAAATTTTTGGAATAAAATAGATATCAATTCTTTGGAATCAAATAATAAAAATTTAGGAAAGGAATTAGAGTTTGCGAGGAAAATTATTTTGCAATCAAATTTAGACATCCATTTTCTTAATCAGTTAATTGAGATTAAGGATAAATCAGATTTCTGGGCAGTTAGATCTTCTGCTAATATAGAGGATGCAAAAAATAAATCTTGGGCCGGAGTTTTCGAGAGCTATGTAGGCGTTAAAAAAAGTAGCTTAGAGGAATATATTAAGAAAGTCTGGGTCTCAATTTTTTCTGAACGAGTAATTAATTATATTAGTAATCCCAAAGATATTAAAAATATTAAAATGGCTATCTTGCTACAGAAAGCAATAAATGCCGATGTCTCCGGAGTTTGCTTTACAAGAGATCCTTTTAGTAATGGATTAGATCAGATGATAATAGAAGCTGTTCATGGCATGGGTGAATATTTAGTGCAAGGTGAAGTTATTCCGGATCGTTATATAGTAGATAAAGAGGGCGGGTTAATACTAGAGGTTAATTTTAATAAACAATATAATAAATTAAAATTTTCTGGAAAAGGTGAACTAGAGAAGGTGAAGAATGAAAAAAGAGCGCAACAAAAACTCGAAGGCAAGGAAATCATTGAGTTATATGAAATTTCTAAAAAAATAGAGGGAATGTATAATAGCCCCAGAGACATCGAATGGTGTTATTCGAATGGATATTTTTATATACTACAATCTAGGCCCATAACAAGCTAG
- the tsaD gene encoding tRNA (adenosine(37)-N6)-threonylcarbamoyltransferase complex transferase subunit TsaD produces MKILGIETSCDDTCASVIELKDEKDIEFLILSDIISSQIEVHKEWGGVYPSLARREHQKNLTSVLKESLGKSKLLKKKKSKEVIDRKPLEEILQREESLTNELIEFLSEYEKPDLNLIAVTSGPGLEPSLWTGINFTKALSSYWEIPIIPINHIEAHLTISFFSLDNNVLKINSDKDIFPGIGLIVSGGHTQLVLIKGIGDYKIIGETRDDAAGECFDKTARILGMEYPGGPEIAQKAAEHRGGIEISLPRPMTKTKNYDFSFSGLKTAVLYHHRSVFDPSEEYIRAMSYEIQQAIIDILIEKTLRAVNNFKAKSIILGGGVTSNKELQKQFIEKKDPKTKIFFPPAGSQMDNALMVAVVGYLKKKNSKKYKLKEIKANSNLKI; encoded by the coding sequence ATGAAAATACTTGGTATAGAAACTTCTTGCGATGATACCTGTGCTTCTGTAATAGAATTAAAGGATGAAAAAGATATTGAATTCCTGATTCTTTCTGACATCATCTCTTCTCAAATAGAGGTCCATAAAGAATGGGGCGGAGTTTATCCAAGCTTAGCCAGAAGAGAACATCAAAAAAATCTAACCTCGGTACTTAAAGAGTCACTGGGAAAATCAAAACTTCTTAAAAAGAAAAAGTCTAAAGAGGTTATAGACAGAAAACCGCTCGAAGAAATATTACAAAGAGAAGAATCACTAACGAATGAACTAATAGAATTCTTGAGCGAGTACGAAAAGCCAGACCTTAATCTCATTGCCGTTACTAGCGGGCCGGGACTTGAGCCATCTCTCTGGACAGGGATTAATTTTACTAAAGCTCTTTCCTCTTACTGGGAAATACCAATTATTCCAATAAATCATATTGAAGCTCACCTGACTATTTCTTTTTTCTCTCTAGACAACAATGTCTTAAAAATTAATTCTGACAAAGACATATTCCCCGGAATTGGCCTTATTGTTTCAGGTGGCCATACCCAGCTAGTTTTAATTAAAGGTATTGGAGATTATAAGATCATTGGAGAAACTAGGGATGACGCCGCTGGAGAATGCTTTGATAAAACTGCTCGGATACTGGGAATGGAATATCCGGGCGGACCGGAAATAGCCCAGAAAGCCGCAGAACATAGAGGTGGAATAGAAATATCCCTCCCCCGACCAATGACAAAAACAAAAAACTATGACTTTAGTTTCTCTGGATTAAAAACCGCTGTACTCTATCATCACCGATCTGTTTTTGATCCATCAGAAGAATACATTAGAGCAATGTCATATGAAATTCAACAGGCGATTATAGATATACTAATAGAAAAAACATTGAGGGCAGTGAATAACTTTAAAGCTAAAAGTATTATTCTTGGTGGAGGAGTAACTTCTAATAAGGAACTACAAAAACAATTTATTGAAAAAAAAGACCCTAAAACTAAGATATTTTTTCCGCCCGCTGGGTCTCAAATGGATAATGCGTTAATGGTGGCTGTAGTTGGTTATCTTAAAAAGAAGAATTCAAAAAAATATAAATTAAAAGAAATAAAAGCAAATTCAAATTTAAAAATATGA